In Peromyscus eremicus chromosome X, PerEre_H2_v1, whole genome shotgun sequence, the sequence TGAACGGACACGAGAGAAGTTTCTGCTGAAATGTGGAGGCTTAATTGGAAGGCCGGGGAaatgttccaggccagcagagAATGTGTCTGCTAGATGAGCTTGGCTTGTCCTTCATGACCGGTGGGGAGTGGGCAAAAATGGAGGCAAGAGCCAGTCTCTGAAAAGGAGCATACTCACATCTTTCCTGGTGCCGTGCAGATCAGAATGGCTCTTGGTCATCTTCAGTGTGCCCGGGAAGGAAAGAGTTCACAAAAAGTACTATCTAGAGGAAGATCTACGGAAGGAGGTTGGAAGGAAAACGGGTCACGTGGGAGGAGGATTACTCCCAGGCCCAGTGGACGGATGCCATTTGCCCTCCTGTCCACAGTCATTCACATTCCCCCCagcctgctcttgcagagccCCTGGCTCTCCATGTGTACTCTCGGTAGTTGTCATCCAGAGTGTTTCACCTCCTGGCTTCTCCTCTGCTTGCTCTCAGGTTCTCGAACGTGCTCTTGCAGCCCTGCATCAACGCTACCCCTCCTGGACTGCCGGCACAGGTACTGGTAAATGAGTGGGGTCGAGGTCTTTGGACGGGATGGGCTCTGTGGAAATCGGAGGAGAAGCTCATAGAGATGGCTGTTTGGTAGAAAGGAACGGAGGCTGAAGAGTCCGTTGTGGTTGGGTGTCTTGTCAGAATTCACTCTCTCACATCTCTTCCTTTGCAGGTCTCCAGCATCTGTTTCCAGGGCCCTGAAAATGCCAACCAGGCTCCTGTCATCTCCAACCAGATCAATGATGTCTCCAACCAGAGCCCTGAAGTCTACACCCAGCTCCCTGACACCTCCAGCCTGGTCCCTGAAGTCTACACCCAGCTCCATGACACCTACAACCTGGTTCCTGAaggcaccacccagctctcaggtGTCTCCAACCAGGGTGCCCTCTCTGCTGAAGTGGATAGGCAGAAGGTACTAGATGCTGCCGAGGCCCTCCTGATTCTGCATAACTCCCCTCAGGCCTGGCAGGACACTTGCAGCACATCAGGTAGCTGGCTCCTTGAAGGAGGAACGTGGGGTGGATAGGGTGGGGAAACTGGAGGGCGTTGTGCTGAGATACTGGTAGCTAGAGTGGGTGGTTTCATCAGCCTGGGGGCCAGAGCCTCGAACTCTTCGGTCCGATTGAGAAGTGGCACCCAGGTTCTACTCGGTGCATCTTGGTTTAGCAAGTGCTTTGCTCAACAGTAGAGGG encodes:
- the LOC131899231 gene encoding uncharacterized protein LOC131899231 → MDADPNSHVDAEQCPAKSPGMDGQQGIIYQPEVPPHTVPQQENSQVPVLLNWPTTFLPVNSTPVTLSPQMMISFSCDHCQPVTIPCLFSNVLLQPCINATPPGLPAQVSSICFQGPENANQAPVISNQINDVSNQSPEVYTQLPDTSSLVPEVYTQLHDTYNLVPEGTTQLSGVSNQGALSAEVDRQKVLDAAEALLILHNSPQAWQDTCSTSGPDGE